DNA sequence from the Paenibacillus azoreducens genome:
GCTGAATCGGACTCCCAGTGACAGGTTCAGCTGTCGCATACTTTTTCTATTGAAGGATTTTCCAAAATCTTGGTTGCTAAAAAGCAGTCGGATCGAATATGATTTCGTCATATACCGCCTTATTTCTACCAAAAACGGAGGGTGGATCATGCTGAAATGGAAGCGATTCCAAGATCGCAGTATCCGGCAGAAAATGTTTCTCACCTATGCGCTCTTGATGATTGTTCCGCTTTTGGCGATCAGTATTTCTTTTTATACATACGCCATTTCGATCTTTGAGACCCGCATTGTCAAGTCGTTTGAGGAAACGAACCTCCAAATGATGTCGACCGCAGACAATTTTATCAACAATATGATCAAATCTTCGGAGCAGCCTTTTTATGACGAGAAGCTGATGGGGATTTTGGCCAAGGATTATTCCCGCGCCACCTATGAAACATTTGAAAAAAGCATGGATTTCCGCTATATCAGCGACGGTGTTTTCAAAAATTTAATGACATTCAATCCGAGTATCGATTCGATCCTGATTTATCCGCAAAACAGCTCGTTGATTTACCGCAGAGGGTATAATACGACCTTTAACTACAAGTACACTCCGGTTCATGAACCGTGGTACCAGCAGATTCATAACAATGCGGATAAGCCTGTTCTGCTCGGCCTGCATGAGGAAAAGCAGATGTATGCCAAGCCGCGGAAGATGCTGTCGGTCGGCCGGGTGTTGATCGATGCGGATTCGTACCGGAAGATTGGCGTGCTGCTGGTCAATTTCAGGGTTGAGCAGCTGGAGAAATTGTTCAGCGGACTGACTGACAAGCGGGATGTCAATCAGGTCATTATGGATGGGAAAGGAACAGTCATATTTAGCACGACGCCGGGTATGGTCGGGAAAAACCTAATTGAACCTTTATCGCAAATAGGGCCGGGCAGCAAGGAGTATTATGTCGTCCGCCACGTGTCCAAAGTCTCGGGATGGCAATTTTACAGTGTCGTACACCGTAATCAGCTGTTTGCGGAGATCAATAAACTGCGCGACTTTACCGTGCTGCTGTTTGTGCTGCTGGTTGCCGTCGGATTTGTTATTGCGTTTCTGGTGTCCGGCAGCATTTCGAATCCGATCCGAAGACTGAACCGGTTGATGCGCAAGGTAGAGAGGGGAGATTTCGACGTGACGGCCCGGCAGGACAGTCTGGATGAAGTCGGTCATTTATCCCGTTCCTTTAACCGGATGACGGCGGAAATCAAAGATCTGATCGAAAGAATCAAGCTGGAGGAGAAAAAGAAGCGGAGCGCCGAACTGAACGCGCTGCAGAACCAAATCAATCCCCATTTCATCTATAATACGCTGTCGGTAATTAAATGGATGTCCCAGGCGCAAATGGCCGACAACATTACGGAAGCGATCGACGATATGATCAAGGTTTTGTCTTTCTCTACGCGAAGCACGCAGGAGTATGTGTCCATCGAAGAGGAAATGGCGTTTATTCGCAGCTATGTCGAATTGCTGCAGCTTCGCTATTACAACATATTTGACTGCGAGATGGAAGTTGCGCCGGATGTGCTGCACTATCGCACCCTTAAATTTATGGTTCAGCCTTTTGTGGAAAACGCGGTATTTCATGCTTTTACCTCGCAAGACCGCCATTACGAATTAAACATTCGGGTAGAAAAAACGGATGACAATGACATTCAATTCATCATCAGAGATAACGGGATAGGCATTGGCCAAGAGCGGCTTCATGAGCTGCTGGAGCGGGAGTGGTCCGATAATCAAACGATAAATTCCATCGGCATCGGCAACGTGTCGCGGAGACTGAAGCTGCATTACGGAGAAAAGTATGGGGTAGTGATAGACAGCACGGAAGGGTTAGGGACATTAGTGTGCATTCGTATTCCCGCAATGGAGCAAAATCCTGTTCCCCATGGGCCAAGGAAGGAGGAAGCGGTATGAGAATCATGATTGTGGACGATGAGACGTTTATCAGAGTGAACTTCAAGACTTTTTTGGATTGGGAACAGGAGGGCTACAATCTCGTAGGCGAAGCTGCCAATGGGGAGGAGGCGCTGGCAAAAATCGAAGAGCTGAAGCCTCATGTCGTATTTCTCGATATTCGGATGCCGGTGCTTGACGGACTAAGCGTGCTTCAGGAGCTGCAGCGAAGAAAATTCCCGTGCAAAGTGATTATCCTGAGCAGTCACAACGAATTCGACTATGCCAGGGAAGCGCTAAGGCTGGGTGCCTGCGATTATATTCATAAGCCCAATCTGACCCGGACCGCGGTGCTGGAAGCATTGGACAGGATTCAGAAGCAGATCAGCCCATATGCTGATATGGGGCAGTTTCCGGTTCAGCAGGAGAAAAACCGCTCCGAATTGAAAACACTCTTTTTGCGGGATTTGGTTATCGGCGTGATCCGTCATAAATGGGAGATCGACCAAAAGACCGAACAGTATCAGCTGCAGCTGAAGCAGCCGAATGTATGCTGCATTGTGATGCATATCGATCAATACGAACAGGTGATGGAGCGGTATAAAAAGGGAATGGGGCATCTGCTCGGATTCTCCATTCTGAATATTTTGCAGGAAGTGCTGAGCCGGTACGACGAACTGGAATTGTTCCAGACCAATCCGAAAGAGTTTGTCATTCTTAAATCCTTTTCCAATGTGAGAAGCATGAATGAAATTTTGGAGGAGCGCTGGCGGCTGCTTCGCAAGGTCGAAAAAACGCTGAAGCAATTTTTGAATATTCATGTCAGCTTCAGCATCAGCGGGCTGCATTCCCGTCTTCTGGATATTCCAAAAGCTTACCATGAAGCGCAGGAGGCGGCGGAAATGCTGTTCTTCGAAGTCCAAAGCAACGTTGCCGTTTACGAACCGGTCGCTTCCCGGAATGAAAAAGACAGGGCGGCTCTTGCCCATTACGAACAGCGAATCAGGAAGGCCATAACGGAGAAAAAAATGGCGGATGCGATGAAGATACTCCATGAGATGTTCGCGGCAATCAAAGAGCGGCGCCCGGCGGACCGGCATGAAATATTGGAGCTGTGCGTCAATTTGCATTACCTGATTCAATCGCATTTACGGGAAGACCATCCGGGGACGGAGACAGCCGGGGTGCAGAAGCTTATGTCAGCCGAGCGGGCCGAGTTTTTGCATGGGATGCTTGTACAGGAGCTGGAGGATTTGTCCGCGAGCCAGGCGGAAGACAGCTCATCGTCCAACTACAAAATCAAGCGTGTGATCGACTACATACACCAAAATTATGCCCATGATTTGACGCTGGATGAACTTGCCGGTTATGTCGGTTTGAATAACAGCTATCTCAGCAGAATTTTCAAGGAGCAAACCGGCTCCATGTTAATTCCTTATATTAACGGGTATCGGGTAAAAAAGTCGCTTGAGCTGCTGAAAGAAGGAAAACTGAAGACATATGAAATTGCGGAAAAAGTTGGTTTTAACAGCATTGATAACTACTATCTAAGCTTCAAAAAAATATACGGCCTTCCCCCGAACGAATACCGAAAAACTTGCATGGGAAAGTAAAATATCGCGGAGATATGTAAATATCCTCTGTTTGCCGGGTCCTACGCGCCAGCTAATATGAAGTTAACACCGATCAGGGTGAATTTAGTAATGACGAAGGGGTAATGGCAGATGAGAAAGAAAGCATTCCTGTTATTGTGCTCCCTCATGCTGGCGCTTACCGCGGCGGGGTGTGGATCCAAATCCACCGAAGGCAGCAAAGGCAGCGAGCCGGGCAGCACCGGAGAGACAAGCGGGGACAAGAAAGAAACGGTTGAAGTCACGATGGCTTATTGGGCCAATGCTTCGGAACAAAAGAACTTCGAATACATGGTAAACGGACTGGAAAAAGAATATCCGAACGTTAAAGTCAAAATGCAGATGTACCCGACGAGCGATGAGTTCTGGAAGGCGATTCCATCCGCGATTGCAGCCGGCGTAGGCCCGGATATCATTGCGATGTCCGATGAAGGCAACTACGAATATATCAAAAAAGGCGTTCTGGCTCCGCTGGATGATCTGATCACGCAGGTCGGTTTCGAAAAAGACAGGATTACGGGATCTTTGTACAAAGGCTGGACGGATGACAACAAGCTGTACGGCATTCCTTACGATTCGTCGACTTCCATGCTCGCGATCAACAAAGCGATGTTCGAAAAATCAGGCATCACCAAGACTCCCGAAACGATGGATGAAGTTGTTGAGCTGGCCAAAGCGATGACAACGAAGGATGTCAAAGGGATTATCGGCAGCATCGATCCATTCCACATCACGCAATATGTACACGCTTTCGGCGGGGATTGGGGATACGGCAAAACGATCAATTCCAAAGAAAATATCGCCGGCGTTCAGTTTTTTGTCGATCTTTTTCTGAAGCATAAGGTGGCCATCGCTCCGATCGAAGTAGGCGCGCCATGGGATGGAGAAGTGTTCAGCCAGGAAAAAGGCGCAATGTCGACGGCAGGTCCTTGGTACGTCGGTCATTTGAAGGAAGCCAATCCGAATATGAAAATGATTGCTTTGCCTATGCCTAAAGGGACGGTAGCGGCACAAAGCGCGTATTCTCACGGGTTGTCGATCTTGGCAGGCAGCAAGCATAAAGAAGAAGCCATGCAGGTGATCAAGTATGCGCTTCGCGACGACGCGCAGCTGAATGCCATTGAAGCGGTTGGATATTCCCCGGCTGTTTCTTCTCTGCTTCCAAAATACCTGGAGAAGAACCCTGAATTGAAACCGGTGTTTGACAATATGGAAAAAGTGGGCATGCCTTTTGCTTATCCAGAGCAAACCAAAGCGTTCCATGCCGACCTTTTGAAAGGGGTAGAAGAAATTATCTTCAAGCAAGACGGATTGACCGTTGAAAAGCTGTTAAACGATCTGCAGAGCAAATACGGGCAAAACTAGTGAATCAGTTGCAGGCAATACCATGTTAGGGTGAGGATGACCGCTTAAAAGCTATTTTGTTTTTTCGGAAAATATGCTGATAAGCGGTTTTCTATTACAACCCGATAGGAGGTAAAGGGAAAAGTGAAACATTCATTCAATAAAGCCATTTCGAAGATTATGCTTATGTCCTTGTTGATAACAACGATCGGCCCGGTATACTCCGCACATGCCGCACCTGGATTGCAGATTACAGACAAGCAAGCGCTCGAATCCGGTTCGGGGTCGGCAGAAGATAAGGTTGTCGAAACCGGTTCGGGGCCGGCGGAAGGCAAGGCAGGCGAATCGGATTCAGGGAAAACAGAAGGGCAGGTCGTCCAACCGGATTCAGAGTCGTCAGATGATAAGGCAGGCGAATCCAATTTGGAGCAGCCGGCAGAAGGGAAGGCGCCTGAATCTGAATTAAAGGGGACCGAAGAAGAGAAGCTTGAACCCGAATTAAAGCCTCAGGAAAATCAAGTATTGGCATCTGATTTGCAGTTGGCGGAAGGCCAGGTACACGGCGAATTTCCGGTGAATTTGACTCAAGTCGGGGATGTAGATTGGCTCCATCTTAAAGGGAATGGAAGTTTTGCCCAGATTAAAAAAGCGGGATCGAACTCAATTGCCTTCAGCGTAATTGGAGATGACACTACAGGAACCGAAGGAAAACTGAACAAGGGCGGGGACACGAATTACATGTCTTATGCCTGGACGGATGGTATGAGTGGACATGAAACTTCGGTAAATGACACCGGATTTGTCGTATTTTATCCAAAGTCCAGCCGGGATGCGGGCGATTATGAAAATGTGGGCTGGGACGCTACCATGGCTGCACAGCCGCAGGAGTCAACGATTATATTCGGCGTTGGCATGTGGCAGGCTGAGATGAATATTAAAATTTATTTCAACGATGAGCTCAAGACCGACCAGACTCTTTCTGCAGGCGGTATTTCCGAGGTACACAAATATCAATTCAAAGCGCCTTCAAATGTGAAGGTAAAAATAGAGGCCCGGCAAACGAAAGTATTATCCCAGTGGGGAAATATGTCATTTTCCGGATTGGCTGTAAGCAGCAAGGACATTGCAGACAAGCTGGCATTGCAAAACGAATACAACAAAGTAAAGGACATGGCTCAAGAACTGTATACGGATGCAACTTGGAAGCCTTTCGCAGCTGCAAGGGATAAAGCTAAGAATGTTCTGGCCCAAACGTTTGCTTCGCAGCAGGAATTTGACAGCGCTCTCAATGAAATGCAAGCAGCAATTCAAGCTTTGGAGAAAAAAGACACGAATATCCGGATTGACTTTATGGGGAATATTTCCGGCGGGTATACGTTTGGTTCCATGGGGGATCAGCAGGACAGATATCAAACATTTACGCCAAAAGAAAGCTTTGAAATGGAATATGTTCAAGTAAGGGTCATCAGAGAACATGAGCCGGTTAGCGATCTGGTTGTGAAGCTGTATGCAACAGATGACCAAGGATTGCCTTCCGGATCGCCATTAGCGGAAAAGACGGTAAATGAGCGTAAGGTTGTAAGCGGCGAAATCACTACCATTCCATTAGCCTTCAACCTTGAGGGCGGCAAGCGTTACGCCATCGTATTATCCCAGAAAAATCTCGGCTCCGGCGAATACCGCTGGTATGTCATGAATAAAAAATCGGAATCCAGCCATGAGTTTTACGGCAAATCGGTTTCGGGGAATTTCGTATCCGAAGCTTCCCTGGGCACAGGCTTGCTGCGGGTTATCCAGAAAAGCGATGTGGATCGCAGCGTCCTGCAAGCGCTGGTTAACGAACTTGGGCAGTATAACCGGAAGCTGTTTACGGTGGCAAGCTGGTCCCAATTGGAGAGCGCCTTGAATGAGGCCAATCTCCTCTTGAACGATGTGGATGCGAAACAGACGGCTATTGACGCGGTTTATGAAAAGCTGAGTGCGGCATTCAAAGGTTTGGAACAGGGCGCCGGACTGAACGATATTGCGAATATCATTGAGGAAATCAGCCGCGTAGATATGAATGGATATACCAGCGAATCGAAATCCACCCTTCAGCAAGCCATTCAGGAAGCGAAGGACCTAGGAAACACGGCGCCGGACAAAGACCGGGTTATCGCCTATTCCAAAGTCATGAACGCACTGGACGCACTGGAGCCTGAGGGTAAATACCAGTATGAGTCTCATCCGAAGATCACGGCGGCATTTGGTTTCGAAGGCGACAAAAATGCTTCGCTCGCATTCCTTGACGGAACGTATCAAATCGGCGGCAGCCGTCCGGAGCAGCATGGACCGATCGCTCCCAAGCAGACGGTGACCTTCGGTGTAAAGAATGCGACTGATATCAAATGGTATAACGCAGAAGGTTATTTGCCGGCATTTATTCACGAATTTTCCAAAGATCAGATGGACTACCAAATCGAATCTTTCGGCAACAAGCATACGGTTGACGGCAAGGATTACGTGATCGATTATTCGAGAATGACCGTGACGAACCATTCGAATGAAATCCGCCTGCTGCCGGTCGTATCCCAAAATCTGACCCCGCTGAATGCCGCAGCGAATCAGGCCTATACGATTCAACCCGGCGAGACGGTCGTCAGAGATTATGCCATTGAAGCGGATAAGTATGAGTACTTTGATGAGGGCAAAACTTCATTTACTTCACTAACGAGAGAGCAAGTAGCGGGTCAGGGCGATTTTGACAAGAATTACGCCTCGATGAAATCATATTGGGATAACCGGTTGTCGGCGGTGCTGGATCTTGATCTGCCGAATAAAGAGCTGGTGAATGCGTTCAAAGCAGGTTATATCTACACCATGATTATTAAGGACGGCAACTACCTGCATATCGGCGAAAACGGTTATGCAAGATTGTACTCTCACGATACCATCGGGATTCTGGTTCAATTGATTCAAAGCGGGGATTTTGCTCATGCCAAGGATTATTTGAAGAGCGTTCCGCTCACCGGCGGCATCAATATCGAGACCGGTGAAGTGGATGGCAATCTCTATTGGGATGCCAATTGGAAGCTGGCGTGGGCTTATGCGGTTTATTTGAGCAAGACGGGGGATACCTCCATCTTCAAGGAAATGATGACAGCGGATGACGGAACGACCGGTACCGTTTTCGAGAAGAGAATTAAGTTCGGGGCGAGAAGTATCGAGAAAGACCGCACCGGTGAGGGCGGGATCATGAAAGAAACGTATGCCATCGATGACCCGGGTTATTGGACGGTCGACAACTACGCTGCGTTGGCAGGCTTGGCGTCGTATGAATACATCACCCGTGAGCTGTATAAGGCGGAAAAGGATCAAAGCTATCTGGATGAGGCGAAGTGGGCTAAAGATCAATACGATGACTTGCTTGCCAAATTCTCAGCCAAGCTGCAGCAAACGATGACGAACAATAACCTGAATTATATTCCCGCGTCTGTCGTGGAGAGCAACGATAAAAACCGAATGAAGGATCCTCGCGATGCGAACTGGGCTTCGATGTTTCTATTCGGAAGATGGCTGTGGGACGGATACTTGTATGGCGCGGACCAGCCTGCCGACAATATTAACCTAAAGATGCTGGACGATACTTATACTTATGGCATCGAAAGACGAACCGCGGCGGGAGTAACCGATTCGCCATATAACTTCGGCGGTTATCCTCACGGTTTCTATTCCAGCTCTTATAATGCAGGTTACGGAAGCTCCGCGCTTCGCGGGGAGAAATATAGAGACATGGGCATTAAAGCCTATGAATTCATGCTTGAAAATTCGATGAGCGGACCATTCAGTTGGTGGGAGGGCGTGGATTATCCTTCCAAAGAAAAAAGTCCTTGGACGGCGACCAACGAGAAGCTTGGCGTTCGCAATACGCCGGGCGGGGGCGGATCGGCCCAGCATATCTGGGGGCAGTCCGTCAATTCCAAAGTATTGGCCGATTCTCTGATCGCAGAGCGTGTTTACGATCAGAATACGAAATACGAAATTATCGTCGGCCGCGGAATTCCAAAAGAATGGGTTACGGATGCGGCCAAAAACAACAATGTGGTAGCTAAAGTCCATAACTATCCGGCATTCCAGGGCGGCAGAGTCGGATACGATGTCGTGAGAAATAACAATAAACTTGAATTCTCGTTTACGACCGATCTCACCCAAGCCAAGGCGGACGCCAGCAATGCCACCTTTAGTATTCAGCTGCCGAGCATGGTAAACAACATTTTGGAAACTTCTGCAGGAACCATTGACAATGCTAAAGGGATCGTTACCGTTCCGCTCAGCATAAAGTCCGTTACCATCACGCTTAGCGATCTGCCAAAGCCTACATCTGATGTGGACCTCGATAAAGAGGAGTTGGAAATCGGTTTTGCTGCAGGCGATTCCAGCACATCCGTCACCCAAAATGTGACACTGCCGAAGCAAGGCCGTCATGGCAGCATGATTACCTGGTCTTCAAGCCATCCGCAAGTCGTATCGGAAACAGGCACCGTGAAGCGTCCGGCGGCGACCACGCAAGTGACGCTGACAGCTGTATTGACCAAAGACGGTCGCCAGGCACAAAAAAGCTTTGTGCTGACGGTCATCAAGTCGGATGCAGGTAACGGCAATGGTAATGGCAACAATGGCAACAACGGAAATAACGGCAACAACGGTAATGGGAACAATGGGAATAATGGCAACAACGGTAATGGGAACAATGGAAATAATGGAAATAATGGAAATAATGGAAATAATGGCAATAGCGGGAATAATGGAAGCAACGGCAATAATAGTAACAAGGGCAACAACAGTAACAACGGAAATAACGACAACAATGGCAATAAGGGGAATGGCGGGAGTTCGAGCCGGCCGGTGCTGAGCGATATTTCTAATCACTGGGCTCATGAAGCGATTGCCACCGCGGTAGAGCGCGGAATCGTGAAAGGATATGAAGACGGCACTTTCCGTCCGAATGGCACGCTTACGCGCAGTGAACTTATCGTCATGCTGGGCAGGGCGCTGAACCTTCCACAGGAAAATGCGGCCACGACATTTACCGATGAAGCCAAAATTCCGGCTTGGGCAAAACCATACGTATCCGGCGCGCTCAAAGCGAAATTGGTGAAAGGATATGGTGACGGCACATTCCGCCCTGAAGGGAAGATGACACGGGCCGAGTTCGTGGCGGTCATTCGCCGGGCGCTTGATTTAAAGGCCGACGCCAAGTCTGCTTTGCCGTTTAAAGATGCAGATCAGATTCCAGGATGGGCTATAAACGATGTGGCGGCGGTTCATCAAGCAGGCCTGATTGAAGGCAAAGGAAATAACAAGTTTGCTCCAAACGATTCATTGACACGGGCCGAAGCGGTTACTTTGCTTCTTCGGATGCTGCAATATTCGAATGCCAAATAAAAGGGCTGATATCGAGCTGATATCGCACCTTAGTATATTCTTCAAGCTATTGATCTATGAAGCTGTTGATCAATGAAGCTGTTGATCTATGAAGCTATCTATCGCATTAAAGTACTCTAACGGACACAGGTGCAGCTATTGGGGTGAATTTCGACCATTGCGAATTCTACCGGACACAGCAGCCGCTATTGGAGTGAATTTTGACCATTATGAATTCTAACGGACACAGGTGCAGGTATTTAGTGAAAAATGCCCATTTTGGTGACTGTGTGGGGCAAATAAGTGCTGTGGTGACCGTTAGAATTTGAAAAGTACTGTTTTTTGCGAAATAGCGTCCGTGGTGTCCGTTAAGTTAACATGATCCAGTTGTGCTCCTCGTTCGCTGCTTAAAAGGGCGCAAAGTAGGGGCTCCTCCTTAGCTCACTTAAACTTTAACGGACACAGCAGCCGCTATTGGGGTGAATTTCGACCATTATGAATTCTAACGGACACAGGTGCAGCTATTTAGCGAAAAATACCCATTTTGGCGACTGTTTGCGGCAAATAAGTGCTGTGGTAACCGTTAGAATTTGAAAAGTACTGTTTTTTGCGAAATAGCGTTCGTGGTGTCCGTTAAGTGAACATGATCCAGTTGGGCTCCTCGTTCGCTGCTTAAAAGGGCGCAAAGTAGGGGCTCCTCCTTAGCTCACTTAAACTCTAACGGACACAGCAGCCGCTATTAGGGTGAATTTCGACCATTACGAATTCTAACGGACACAGCAGCCACTATTTAGCGAAAAATACCCATTTTGGCGACTGTGTGGGGTAAATAAGTGCTGTGGTGACCGTTAGAATTTGAAAAGTACTGTTTTTTGCGAAATAGCGTCCGTGGTGTCCGTTAAGTGAACATGATCCAGTTGGGCTCTTAGGGATCCTGATATTTGTGCAGACAAATCATGCAGTCTTGTAAGAAGTTGAGACTTTATACTCGTGCTCGTAGTGAAAATCAGCTGGTGACCATCAGGCCATGTTGGATTCCGAAGTAAATGTTTAAGCACAGCATCCATTGAAAAGATGCTGTGCTTTTTTCATAAGATAAAGCTCGGGTATTCGGACATAGGAGATCATTTGGACAAAAAAATGTACATCATGTCGCTTCCGCTGGCCAGATTGTTGCATTTTGGATGTATATGGATTCTCCTGCGGCAGATAGCCCCTTTTCCCTAGTAAAAAAGTTCCTTAAAATATATGAAATTAAATTTTATAGTATAAATATCCATTTTTAATTATATTTCGAAATATTATTTTACATCCTTTTTACGAAATTATGGGAGGAGGGTTAACAAGACCCCGGTATACTTTTCTGAAATGGCGTTCTATGCAGGACCTGAATTCTGATAGTAGAATAGGAGGTAAGATAGAATGATTAGGAAAAGGACGAAAAAAATGTGGTCTGCCCTGCTTGGCGGCACGATGATATTATCGATGCTGCTTCCGGTTCAGCAGGTGCTGGCGGAGAGCGCGGGTTTGGCGGCGGAAGGCAATGTCATTGATGAGAGGCAGGCGCAAATCGGGCCAGGGGCCACTTATACGTGGAGAGCCATGAAGTTAGACCGTGGACTGGAGAAGCTGCACATGGTGGAATTCAATCCCAAAAATAAAGCGCTTACACTCGAACCGGGCCTGGCGGACGGCAAAGTGTACGGCATGCAGGGCGTAAGCAAAATGGCCAGCGACGTGGATCGTCCGGGGAATCGGGTCATCGCGGGGATTAATGGCGATTTTTACGATATGTCTAATGGCGTGCCGCTGGGTATGTTCATGGGTAGCGGCAAGATGCTTGTCAGCCCTCCGGACGACTGGTTTGCTTTCGGTTTGAAGGCGGATGGCACGACGTTGTATGGAACGAGCCCGAAGCTGGAAAAATCGCTGCTCATCGGTGGTGAAACGGCCGAATTAAGCGCGATTAACCGAACCCGGGGGAACCAGGACCTGGTGCTGTATACGCCTGATTTTAATGGAACCACAATGACCAATGATATGGGGGATGAAGTAGTCCTGAATGTGGTCAAAGGCGAGGTCAAGAGCGGTCAGACCTTGCAGTTGAAAGTTGAGCAGATACATAAAGATAAAGGAAATACGCCGATTGCCGAAGGCAAGGTGGTATTATCCGCGGCGGGCAAACAACGCGACACGCTCTCCGGTCTTAAGGCGGGGGATGAGGTTAGCATAAGCTTGAAGCTGCAGGATGACTGGAGCGACGTGACGATGGCGATCGGCGGTTCGGCGCTGCTTGTCATAGACGGCCAAATTCAGCCGAGTTCCGATCCTGCGGCACATCCCCGCACCGCGGTCGGTACCAAAGCAGATGGTTCCGTTGTGCTGCTGGAGATCGACGGCCGCCAGCCAGGATTTAGCGAAGGCGTGACGCTGGACGAGCTAGCCCGGATTATGAAGGACATGGGGGTTGTAAATGCCCTGAACCTGGATGGCGGCGGATCGTCCACATTTATTGCCCGGATGCCGGGAGAACGCGACAGAAAACTGCTGAATTCCCCTTCGGATGGCGGGGAGCGCAAGACGGCGAACGGGATTTTGCTTGTTAACAAAGTGCCTGAGGGTGCGGCGGACAAGCTTGTCATCCAGCCGGAATTGCAGCGTGTGCTTGCAGGTTCGGCGGTTTCCTTCAAGGCGGCGGCTGTAGATGCAAACCTGCATCCGGCAGCTTTCAGCGGTCCTCTGCAGTGGAGCGTCTCGCCGGAGATTGGTATGCTGGACGATCAAGGGATTTTTACGGCCGGAACACAAGCGGGTTTGGCGGATATTGCTGTTACAGCCGGCGAGCTGGGCGGAAAAGGGAAAGTCGAGGTGGTGGATACGCTGACAGAGCTTTCTTTTGGAGATACGGTAAAAAGCTTCGCACCGGGCAAATCGGAAAAGCTGAAAGTGACGGCGCTGCGGAATGGCCAGACCATTCAGGCGGATAACGGCCAGCTGGAGTGGCGCGTTGAA
Encoded proteins:
- a CDS encoding S-layer homology domain-containing protein — translated: MKHSFNKAISKIMLMSLLITTIGPVYSAHAAPGLQITDKQALESGSGSAEDKVVETGSGPAEGKAGESDSGKTEGQVVQPDSESSDDKAGESNLEQPAEGKAPESELKGTEEEKLEPELKPQENQVLASDLQLAEGQVHGEFPVNLTQVGDVDWLHLKGNGSFAQIKKAGSNSIAFSVIGDDTTGTEGKLNKGGDTNYMSYAWTDGMSGHETSVNDTGFVVFYPKSSRDAGDYENVGWDATMAAQPQESTIIFGVGMWQAEMNIKIYFNDELKTDQTLSAGGISEVHKYQFKAPSNVKVKIEARQTKVLSQWGNMSFSGLAVSSKDIADKLALQNEYNKVKDMAQELYTDATWKPFAAARDKAKNVLAQTFASQQEFDSALNEMQAAIQALEKKDTNIRIDFMGNISGGYTFGSMGDQQDRYQTFTPKESFEMEYVQVRVIREHEPVSDLVVKLYATDDQGLPSGSPLAEKTVNERKVVSGEITTIPLAFNLEGGKRYAIVLSQKNLGSGEYRWYVMNKKSESSHEFYGKSVSGNFVSEASLGTGLLRVIQKSDVDRSVLQALVNELGQYNRKLFTVASWSQLESALNEANLLLNDVDAKQTAIDAVYEKLSAAFKGLEQGAGLNDIANIIEEISRVDMNGYTSESKSTLQQAIQEAKDLGNTAPDKDRVIAYSKVMNALDALEPEGKYQYESHPKITAAFGFEGDKNASLAFLDGTYQIGGSRPEQHGPIAPKQTVTFGVKNATDIKWYNAEGYLPAFIHEFSKDQMDYQIESFGNKHTVDGKDYVIDYSRMTVTNHSNEIRLLPVVSQNLTPLNAAANQAYTIQPGETVVRDYAIEADKYEYFDEGKTSFTSLTREQVAGQGDFDKNYASMKSYWDNRLSAVLDLDLPNKELVNAFKAGYIYTMIIKDGNYLHIGENGYARLYSHDTIGILVQLIQSGDFAHAKDYLKSVPLTGGINIETGEVDGNLYWDANWKLAWAYAVYLSKTGDTSIFKEMMTADDGTTGTVFEKRIKFGARSIEKDRTGEGGIMKETYAIDDPGYWTVDNYAALAGLASYEYITRELYKAEKDQSYLDEAKWAKDQYDDLLAKFSAKLQQTMTNNNLNYIPASVVESNDKNRMKDPRDANWASMFLFGRWLWDGYLYGADQPADNINLKMLDDTYTYGIERRTAAGVTDSPYNFGGYPHGFYSSSYNAGYGSSALRGEKYRDMGIKAYEFMLENSMSGPFSWWEGVDYPSKEKSPWTATNEKLGVRNTPGGGGSAQHIWGQSVNSKVLADSLIAERVYDQNTKYEIIVGRGIPKEWVTDAAKNNNVVAKVHNYPAFQGGRVGYDVVRNNNKLEFSFTTDLTQAKADASNATFSIQLPSMVNNILETSAGTIDNAKGIVTVPLSIKSVTITLSDLPKPTSDVDLDKEELEIGFAAGDSSTSVTQNVTLPKQGRHGSMITWSSSHPQVVSETGTVKRPAATTQVTLTAVLTKDGRQAQKSFVLTVIKSDAGNGNGNGNNGNNGNNGNNGNGNNGNNGNNGNGNNGNNGNNGNNGNNGNSGNNGSNGNNSNKGNNSNNGNNDNNGNKGNGGSSSRPVLSDISNHWAHEAIATAVERGIVKGYEDGTFRPNGTLTRSELIVMLGRALNLPQENAATTFTDEAKIPAWAKPYVSGALKAKLVKGYGDGTFRPEGKMTRAEFVAVIRRALDLKADAKSALPFKDADQIPGWAINDVAAVHQAGLIEGKGNNKFAPNDSLTRAEAVTLLLRMLQYSNAK